CCTAAGTCCTGTGCCATGGTCAGTCCAGTGGATGTACTGCCTGTCACTCAGAGGTAGCCATTCCCTCTGCTGCTGGATGCAAGGTCACGGACCTCTCCATGGTGTTCTCTGCTTGCCCAGTGTGCTCTGagaacctctctcctccccagtgtggggtgatgggggtagaggatgaTCCCCAGTGTGGGGTGATGGGGGGGTAGAGGATGATCCCCAGtgtggggtgatgggggtagaggatgaTCCCCAGTGTGGGGTGATGGGGGGGTAGAGGATGATCCCCAGTGTGGGGTGATGGGGGGGGGTAGAGAATGATCCCCAGTGTGGGGTGATCGGGGGGTAGAGGATGATCCCCAGTGTGGGGTGATGGGGGGGGTAGAGGATGATTCCCAGtgtggggtgatggggggtagaggatGATTCCCAGtgtggggtgatggggggtagaggatGATCCCCAGTGTGGGGTGATGGGGGGGTAGAGAATGATCCCCAGtgtggggtgatggggggtagaggatGATCCCCAGtgtggggtgatggggggtagaggatGATCCCCAGtgtggggtgatggggggtagaggatGATTCCCAGTGTGGGGTGATAGAGGATGATCCCCAGTGTGGGGCGATGGGGGGTAGAGGATGATCCCAGTGTGGGGCGATGGGGGGGTAGAGGATGATCCCCAGtgtggggtgatgggggtagaggatgatccccagtgtggggtgatggggggtagaggatGATCCCCAGtgtggggtgatggggggtagaggatGATCCCCAGTGTGGGGTGATGGGGGGGGGTAGAGAATGATGGAGGGGGTATAGGATGATTCCCAGtgtggggtgatggggggtagaggatGATCCCTAGTGTGGGgtgatggggggggggtagaggatGATTCCCAGtgtggggtgatggggggtagaggatGATTCCCAGTGTGGGGTGATGGGGGGGGTAGAGGATGATTCCCAGtgtggggtgatggggggtagaggatGATCCCCAGtgtggggtgatggggggtagagaaTGATCCCCAGTGTGGGGTGATGGGGGGGGTAGAGGATGATTCCCAGtgtggggtgatggggggtagagaaTGATCCCCAGtgtggggtgatggggggtagaggatGATCCCCAGtgtggggtgatggggggtagagaaTGATCCCCAGtgtggggtgatgggggtagaggatgaTTCCCAGTGTGGGGTGATAGAGGATGATCCCCAGTGTGGGGCGATGGGGGGTAGAGGATGATCCCAGtgtggggtgatggggggtagaggaagATTCCCAGtgtggggtgatggggggtagaggatGATCCCAGtgtggggtgatggggggtagaggatGATTCCCAGtgtggggtgatggggggtagaggatGATCCCCAGTGTGGGgtgatggggggggggtagagaatgATGGAGGGGGTATAGGATGATTCCCAGtgtggggtgatggggggtagaggatGATGGAGGGGGTATAGGATGATCCCCAGtgtggggtgatggggggtagagaaTGATGGAGGGGGTATAGGATGATCCCCAGtgtggggtgatggggggtagaggatGATGGAGGGGCTATAGGATGATCCCCAGtgtggggtgatgggggtagagaaTGATGGAGGGGGTATAGGATGATCCCCAGtgtggggtgatggggggtagaggatGATGAAGGGGGTATAGGATGATCCCCAGTGTGGGGTGATGGGGGGGTAGAGAATGATGGAGGGGGGTATAGGATGATCCCCAGtgtggggtgatggggggtagagaaTGATGGAGGGGGTATAGGATGATCCCCAGtgtggggtgatggggggtagagaaTGATGGAGGGGGTATAGGATGATCCCCAGtgtggggtgatggggggtagaggatGATGGAGGGGGTATAGGATGATCGCCAGtgtggggtgatggggggtagagaaTGATGGAGGGGGTATAGGATGATCCCCAGtgtggggtgatggggggtagaggatGATTCCCAGTGTCTGTATGTGTCCTCTTCAGGCATCAAACTATGAGAGAGTCTCTGCTAAGAAGAGTGCTCTGTTAAAAGAAAACAGCAAGAGAGCTTCACGTTAGTCACGTGTGTGCAGAGTGATGGAAGCTGTGCTTTGTGCTCATGTAGCCCAGTGTAACAGTGAAAAGACCCCACTCATCTCAGCCAAGCTCTGTCAGTTAGTTGGGAGAGGGGCAGCAAGCTCTGTCAGTTAGTTGGCTGAGGGGCAGCAATCCAAGCTCTGTCAGTTAGTTGGCTGAGGGGCAGCAAGCCAAGATCTGTCAGTTAGTTGGGAGAGGGGCAGCAAGCTCTGTCAGTTAGTTGGGAGAGGGGCAGCAAGCTCTGTCAGTTAGTTGGCTGAGGGGCAGCAAGCCAAGCTCTGTCAGTTAGTTGGGAGAGGGGCAGCAAGCTCTGTCAGTTAGTTGGGAGAGGGGCAGCAAGCCAAGCTCTGTCAGTTAGTTGGGAGAGGGGCAGCAAGCCAAGCTCTGTCAGTTAGTTGGGAGAGGGGCAGCAAGCCAAGCTCTGTCAGTTAATTGGGAGAGGGGCAGCAAGCTCTGTCAGTTAGTTGGGAGAGGGGCAGCAAGCCAAGCTCTGTCAGTTAGTTGGCTGAGGGGCAGCAAGCTCTGTCAGTTAGTTGGGAGAGGGGCAGCAAGCCAAGCTCTGTCAGTTAGTTGGGAGAGGGGCAGCAAGCCAAGCTCTGTCAGTTAGTTGGGAGAGGGGCAGCAAGCTCTGTCAGTTAGTTGGGAGAGGGGCAGCAAGCCAAGCTCTGTCAGTTAGTTGGCTGAGGGGCAGCAAGCTCTGTCAGTTAGTTGGGAGAGGGGCAGCAAGCCAAGCTCTGTCAGTTAGTTGGGAGAGGGGCAGCAAGCCAAGCTCTGTCAGTTAGTTGGGAGAGGGGCAGCAAGCCAAGCTCTGTCAGTTAGTTGGGAGAGGGGCAGCAAGCTCTGTCAGTTAGTTGGGAGAGGGGCAGCAAGCCAAGCTCTGTCAGTTAGTTGGGAGAGGGGCAGCAAGCCAAGCTCTGTCAGTTAGTTGGGAGAGGGGCAGCAAGCCAAGCTCTGTCAGTTAGTTGGCTGAGGGGCAGCAAGCCAAGCTCTGTCAGTTAGTTGGGAGAGGGGCAGCAAGCCAAGCTCTGTCAGTTAGTTGGGAGAGGGGCAGCAAGCCAAGCTCTGTCAGTTAGTTGGGAGAGGGGCAGCAAGCAGTCTGAATAAGAAGGATAATTGAGGTCAGGTTCTGGGGTCACATTGGGGTCACAAAGGTTACAAAGAGATTTCACCTGGCTCTGCCATTTCAACTGAGGTAAAAATAAATCTGTTTGAAGGCCGAACACAACGCcaagtagaagtagtggtagtcaAGATGTTAAGTTGAACAAATGTAATATCTAATCAcctgtgccttgaattgtaactGATTACAGACAAATGGAGTTAGATCCATAAAAGTCCATATAAACACAGTTGTAAACCATTAGATTAGAAAAACAAACACAGGGAATAAGAAAAAAGACATTGGCAGAATGGAACGATAAAAAAGGTAAGCAAAGTGGTTCAGGTTCAGATCTTGACGATAGTTTTCCAGCTTTTCTTATTACGATATGATTCTGCTTATCTCTCTGGCTAAGAGGCACAGGTGCAATAACTTCTAAAACAGATTCCTTTCTCACCTGAGTCACAGTATATCTGTAAAGGTGAGCCTCCATACCTAAGAAAGATGGGCATAAGCTTATCTCTGGTCTtaccttaaagggatactttgggattttggcaatgaagccctttatctacttccccagtcagATTAACTCATGGATACCAATTTTATATCTCTGCATTCAGTAGTTTTGCaaaccaatgctaactagcgttgctagcagttaccatagacGTCCAGTCActgcgctaacactagttagcaattgcgctaacaccagttagcaacttccttcaaactgcacgcagagacataaaaatggtatccacaagttcatcttactctggggaagtagatatagggcttcattgacaaaatcctgaagtatccctttaagcagtcttagctacagtactgtatgagCATAGGGGTATCTTTGCCCTAAATAAGTAGTCTCAACTATAGTACAGTATCTCTTCAGTATATTTCTACTGTGGATGAAGTGAACCCATACTGGGTGTACCCTAAATGTAGCTCACCACTTTCCGGGGCTTATCCCGCTCCTCTCCGCTCTCCTGCTGTAGGGTATGGGTGTGGCTATGGGTGGAGCCTCCATTGGAGGggcgaggggagggggaggggcgcTCAGCGGCTCTGAACCGCTCTAACGCAGTCTGGCAGTACGGGGGTAGAGAGTCTTCTCCCCGTGAGTCTAATACCAACTCCACCCCCCTGTTGCTAGGCCAACGGCTATGGTGACGCTCGCCGCCACTGCCGCTGCTCTTCTTAGAGCCCTTAGAACCCTTAGAGGGTGTGTCTGAGGGCGTGTCCTCTTCGCTGCGCCCCCCTCCCCTGCCCCTATCACCCCCACTGTCACTGGCCCCACCCCGTCTGGTCTTGCGCTCCAAAAGAGTGCTCAGGAGTTTGTCATCATAGTCCCGGCCCCGGGGGCTCTggcgaggagggggaggaggggcggGGGGTTTAGGGGGGCGCTGCTCCAGCTCGTTGTCCCACGTGCCCCGTCTCTTCCTGGGCGAGGGTGGCGAACTGCGTTGTCGGTCTCCCTGACGATCTCCATGACAATCCTCTTGGCGATCTCGTTCTCGCCAAGTCTCTGCGCGGTCATCGCGATCCCTGTTGTCACTGTAACCACGTTTCGTCGTCTTGTCCCGGTAAGAAGGCGGATAGTATTCCCGATCCCTATCCCGGTCACCTTCTCGCTCACGCAGCTCCAGTCTCTCGTACTCCTGGTCGGTGTCTCTGATGTCCCTGACGGTGAGCTCCTCCCTGGGGCCTCTCTGTCTGTAGCACTGGGCAAACTCCTCCAGCTCATCCAGAGAGCCTGACTTCCCACCCAGGAGGAAGGCCTTACGCTGCAGGTGCTCCGAACGAGGGTTCCACCTGGACATAACATCACATTAGGAacttagaaacacacacacacacacacacacacacacacacacacacacacacacacacacacacacacacacacacacacacacgcacaacccctatgaagacacacacacacacacaacccctatgaagacacacacacacaacccctatgaagacacacatacacacaacccccattcccctccacacacacagtctaaaGGCGTTTCTGGCAACCTGCTGTTATTATTATGATGATGGTCCTCCTCAATGCTGCGGTTGCGGCGGTGCTGGTAGCGTGTGGAGCGACGGGTCTGAGAGGAGGACGAGGGATGATGGAGGTCAGGGATGTCTTCAAGGTCACGGTCGTGGTCAGGAATGGCTGGCAGGGCCTTCTTCTGTACCTGTCGGTAAGACTGACGGAACCCCCCTGTATCCACCTCATGGAGAGAACTGAGCTCTGACATACTGCAggctgaggaagaggagagggaagggggaggaggaggagagaggaggggtggagacatGAGTACGTTTTTGTATTTATGATACTATGAATCACAGTGTTAGTATCACAGTAACTAGGCCTAAGATAAGATGCCAGTTGAATGAAGCATCCAGTGGACATGCACAgaacatagagagagggagaggaagtccTAGATGAAAAACCTCTAAAACAAACAGACACATTACAATAGGTCTTCTTCTACAGACTGTCTTTGACACACAAGGCCAACACATCCAATCTGAGAAAGAAAACAATCCGCCAGCAGTTGATGAGGATGGGAGGAATTCAAGGAATGAATCATTAGATGAGGATCAACAAGGTGGTGATGTACGGATAGTGTGAGACTGGCTCCCAAAATGAGGATGAATCAGCTGGGTTGTCTTTATGAAGTAGGAATAATCAGGTGTGTTGTCTTTATGAAGTAGGATGAATCAGGTGTGTTGTCTTTATGAAGTAGGATGAATCAGGTGTGTTGTCTTTATGAAGTAGGATGAATCAGGTGTGTTGTTTATAAGAGGAAACAGCTGGGTGTCTTTATGAAGTAGGATGAATCAGGTGTGTTGTCTTATAGGTCTTATGAAGAAACAGTGTGTTGTCTTTATGAAGTAGGATGAATCAGGTGTGTTGTCTTTATGAAGTAGGATGAATCAGGTGTGTTGTCTTTATGAAGTAGGATGAATCAGGTGTGTTGTCTTTATGAAGTAGGATGAATCAGGTGTATTGTCTTTATGAAGTAGGAATAATCAGGTGTATTGTCTTTATGAAGTAGGATGAATCAGGTGTTGTCTTTATGAAGTACGATAAATCAGGTGTGTTGTCTTTATGAAGTAGTATGAATCAGGTGTGTTGTCTTTATGAAGTAGGATGAATCAGGTGTGTTGTCTTTATGAAGTAGGAAGAATCAGGTGTGTTGTCTTTATGAAGTAGGAAGAATCAGGTGTGTTG
The Salmo salar chromosome ssa16, Ssal_v3.1, whole genome shotgun sequence DNA segment above includes these coding regions:
- the LOC106591964 gene encoding immunoglobulin-like domain-containing receptor 2 isoform X2 — translated: MRRKRRGEHVHRTSLNSNTLIWKMCLLLRWWIPVLFLTDLPLSSAIQVSAREDRKYAMLFQSVVLPCQYSSMSTQTPVVQWWYKSYCRDRTRDAFSFPESLGVRGSELGSSSHLDCSDSSRTVRVVASVTGSSITLAEHYKGRDITIINKADLRIGELQWGDSGVYLCKVVISDDLEGRNEAPVELLVLGKTGTGLSDDLLPDFDVKIMPEWAFVGSVALGIILFILLFGVCWCQCCPHSCCCYVSCWCCPETCCCPRHLYEAGKGLRSTASSPQIAVYPPYYVPGVPAMVPIAPPSLVDTRMMSAPPSVSENSAAGVRPVYRLQSTLDQSSLDQDSLKVLQHVEKQLAHFHPAKPQSHDSCSMSELSSLHEVDTGGFRQSYRQVQKKALPAIPDHDRDLEDIPDLHHPSSSSQTRRSTRYQHRRNRSIEEDHHHNNNSRWNPRSEHLQRKAFLLGGKSGSLDELEEFAQCYRQRGPREELTVRDIRDTDQEYERLELREREGDRDRDREYYPPSYRDKTTKRGYSDNRDRDDRAETWRERDRQEDCHGDRQGDRQRSSPPSPRKRRGTWDNELEQRPPKPPAPPPPPRQSPRGRDYDDKLLSTLLERKTRRGGASDSGGDRGRGGGRSEEDTPSDTPSKGSKGSKKSSGSGGERHHSRWPSNRGVELVLDSRGEDSLPPYCQTALERFRAAERPSPSPRPSNGGSTHSHTHTLQQESGEERDKPRKVVWRLTFTDIL
- the LOC106591964 gene encoding immunoglobulin-like domain-containing receptor 2 isoform X4 — its product is MRRKRRGEHVHRTSLNSNTLIWKMCLLLRWWIPVLFLTDLPLSSAIQVSAREDRKYAMLFQSVVLPCQYSSMSTQTPVVQWWYKSYCRDRTRDAFSFPESLGVRGSELGSSSHLDCSDSSRTVRVVASVTGSSITLAEHYKGRDITIINKADLRIGELQWGDSGVYLCKVVISDDLEGRNEAPVELLVLGKTGTGLSDDLLPDFDVKIMPEWAFVGSVALGIILFILLFGVCWCQCCPHSCCCYVSCWCCPETCCCPRHLYEAGKGLRSTASSPQIAVYPPYYVPGVPAMVPIAPPSLVDTRMMSAPPSVSENSAAGACSMSELSSLHEVDTGGFRQSYRQVQKKALPAIPDHDRDLEDIPDLHHPSSSSQTRRSTRYQHRRNRSIEEDHHHNNNSRWNPRSEHLQRKAFLLGGKSGSLDELEEFAQCYRQRGPREELTVRDIRDTDQEYERLELREREGDRDRDREYYPPSYRDKTTKRGYSDNRDRDDRAETWRERDRQEDCHGDRQGDRQRSSPPSPRKRRGTWDNELEQRPPKPPAPPPPPRQSPRGRDYDDKLLSTLLERKTRRGGASDSGGDRGRGGGRSEEDTPSDTPSKGSKGSKKSSGSGGERHHSRWPSNRGVELVLDSRGEDSLPPYCQTALERFRAAERPSPSPRPSNGGSTHSHTHTLQQESGEERDKPRKVSTLLSRDSLIV
- the LOC106591964 gene encoding immunoglobulin-like domain-containing receptor 2 isoform X1, yielding MRRKRRGEHVHRTSLNSNTLIWKMCLLLRWWIPVLFLTDLPLSSAIQVSAREDRKYAMLFQSVVLPCQYSSMSTQTPVVQWWYKSYCRDRTRDAFSFPESLGVRGSELGSSSHLDCSDSSRTVRVVASVTGSSITLAEHYKGRDITIINKADLRIGELQWGDSGVYLCKVVISDDLEGRNEAPVELLVLGKTGTGLSDDLLPDFDVKIMPEWAFVGSVALGIILFILLFGVCWCQCCPHSCCCYVSCWCCPETCCCPRHLYEAGKGLRSTASSPQIAVYPPYYVPGVPAMVPIAPPSLVDTRMMSAPPSVSENSAAGVRPVYRLQSTLDQSSLDQDSLKVLQHVEKQLAHFHPAKPQSHDSCSMSELSSLHEVDTGGFRQSYRQVQKKALPAIPDHDRDLEDIPDLHHPSSSSQTRRSTRYQHRRNRSIEEDHHHNNNSRWNPRSEHLQRKAFLLGGKSGSLDELEEFAQCYRQRGPREELTVRDIRDTDQEYERLELREREGDRDRDREYYPPSYRDKTTKRGYSDNRDRDDRAETWRERDRQEDCHGDRQGDRQRSSPPSPRKRRGTWDNELEQRPPKPPAPPPPPRQSPRGRDYDDKLLSTLLERKTRRGGASDSGGDRGRGGGRSEEDTPSDTPSKGSKGSKKSSGSGGERHHSRWPSNRGVELVLDSRGEDSLPPYCQTALERFRAAERPSPSPRPSNGGSTHSHTHTLQQESGEERDKPRKVSTLLSRDSLIV
- the LOC106591964 gene encoding immunoglobulin-like domain-containing receptor 2 isoform X3 codes for the protein MRRKRRGEHVHRTSLNSNTLIWKMCLLLRWWIPVLFLTDLPLSSAIQVSAREDRKYAMLFQSVVLPCQYSSMSTQTPVVQWWYKSYCRDRTRDAFSFPESLGVRGSELGSSSHLDCSDSSRTVRVVASVTGSSITLAEHYKGRDITIINKADLRIGELQWGDSGVYLCKVVISDDLEGRNEAPVELLVLEWAFVGSVALGIILFILLFGVCWCQCCPHSCCCYVSCWCCPETCCCPRHLYEAGKGLRSTASSPQIAVYPPYYVPGVPAMVPIAPPSLVDTRMMSAPPSVSENSAAGVRPVYRLQSTLDQSSLDQDSLKVLQHVEKQLAHFHPAKPQSHDSCSMSELSSLHEVDTGGFRQSYRQVQKKALPAIPDHDRDLEDIPDLHHPSSSSQTRRSTRYQHRRNRSIEEDHHHNNNSRWNPRSEHLQRKAFLLGGKSGSLDELEEFAQCYRQRGPREELTVRDIRDTDQEYERLELREREGDRDRDREYYPPSYRDKTTKRGYSDNRDRDDRAETWRERDRQEDCHGDRQGDRQRSSPPSPRKRRGTWDNELEQRPPKPPAPPPPPRQSPRGRDYDDKLLSTLLERKTRRGGASDSGGDRGRGGGRSEEDTPSDTPSKGSKGSKKSSGSGGERHHSRWPSNRGVELVLDSRGEDSLPPYCQTALERFRAAERPSPSPRPSNGGSTHSHTHTLQQESGEERDKPRKVSTLLSRDSLIV